The nucleotide window CGGTGAAGGTGGCGCCTCGCGAACTCGTGGAGTTGCCGCCCTACCGCGGTACCTTCCGTTTTGAGCACGCCTCTGTCGAGGGGAAGGAGTAGGGACGATGTGGCTGCCGATCATCGGACTGGTTCTGGGTGTCGCCCTGGGATTTCTGTTCTCGGTGCAGATCCCGCTGGGGTATGTCAAGTACACCGCGATCGCAATTCTCGCGGCGATAGACACCACCCTGGGCGGGCTGCGGGCGCAACTGGAAGACCGGTTCGACCTCATGATCTTCCTCACGGGGTTCGTGGTCAACGCCTCGTTCGCAGCGCTGTTGGCCGGGATCGGCGACCTCCTGGGGCTGGACATCTACCTGGGCGCGGTAATCGCGTTCAGCATCCGGATCTTCGACAACATCGGGTTCATCCGGCGTGATCTTATTGCACGTCACACGAAAGGTGGGAGATAGCAATGACAGTCCGCATTGGCATCAACGGGTTCGGCCGCATCGGCCGTCTGGCGCTTCGGGCGATGCGCGAGCGGTATCCCGACCAGGTTCAGGTGGTGGCGATCAACGACATCGCCGACCTGGAAACGAACGCACACCTTTTCAAGTACGACTCGAACTACGGCACCTATCCCGGAGCGGTGGGGGCACGCGACGGCAAGCTGGTAGTGGACGGAGGCGAGATCGCGGTGTTCGCCGAGCGCGACCCGGCCGCGATCCCGTGGTCGCAGGCGGGCGCCGAGGTCGTGATCGAGTCCACCGGCCGCTTCACCGCCGCCGACAAGTCGCGGGGGCATCTGCAGGGCGGGGCCAAGAAGGTCATCATCAGCGCCCCGGGCAAGGGTGAGGACATCATGATCAATATGGGCGTCAACCACGAGCTCTACGACCCCAAGCAGCACGCAATCATCAGCAACGGCTCGTGCACCACCAACGGGCTCTCTGTCACCGCCAAGGTTCTCAGCCGCCGGTTCGGGATTAAGCGGGGATTCATGACCACGGTCCACTCGTACACCAACACCCAGCGCATCCTGGACGTGGTCAGCGACGACCTGCGCGAGGCGAGGGCGGCGGCGCTGAACATCATCCCCACGAGCACCGGCGCCGCCAAGGCGATCTTCCTGGTGCTGCCGGAGCTGAAAGGGAAACTGACGGGAATCGCGCTGCGCGTCCCCACGCCCACCGTGTCCGTCGTGGACCTGGTTGTGGAGCTGGAGAAGCCGACCACCGCAGAGGCGCTCAACGCCGCCTTCAAGCAGGCGGCCGACGGCGAGATGAAGGGCTACCTCGGGTACAGCGAGGTCCCGCTGGTCTCCATGGATTTCAAGGGCGATTCGCGATCGGGCATCGTGGACGGCCCGCTGACCATGGTGATGGGCGACACCCTGGCCAAGGTCATGACGTGGTACGACAACGAGTGGGGGTACGCGTGCCGGATCGCCGACCTGGTGCACTACATGGCGGAGCGCGGCCTGTAGGTGTCCTGACGATGAAGAAGACGGTGCGTGACATCGATGTGTCCGGGCGGCGCGTGCTGGTGCGCTGCGACTTCAACGTTCCGATGGAGGGCGGCCGGATCACCGACGACCGCCGGATTCGCGAATCGCTGCCGACCATACAATACCTTCTCGAGCGCGGCGCGCGTGTGATCCTGGCCTCCCACTTTGGGCGGCCCAAGGGACGCGCAGACCAGGCCTTCACCCTGGCGCCGGTCGCCGAACGCCTCGGGACGCTGCTGGAACGGCCCGTCCCGCTGCTGCCGGACTGCGTCGGGCCTGCGGTTGAGGACGCGGTCGCGCGCTTGGTCGCGGGCGACGTGGTCCTGCTCGAGAACCTGAGGTTCCACGCGGAAGAGGAAGCCAACGATCCGGCTTTCGCCGCTCAACTCGCGGGTCTGGCCGACCTGTACGTGAACGATGCTTTCGGGACCGCCCACCGGGCGCACGCCTCTACGGCCGGCGTTGCCGCGCACCTGCCTGCGGTGACCGGGCTGCTGCTGGAGAAAGAGTTGGCGCACCTCGGCCAGGCGCTGGACTCGCCGATCCGGCCGTTCGTCGCCATCCTGGGCGGGAAGAAGGTGTCCGACAAGATCGGGGTGATACGGCACCTGCTGGATCGCGCGGACACGCTGCTGGTGGGTGGAGGGATGGCGTACACTTTCCTGCGCGCGCAGGGCCGTGAGATCGGCGCCTCGATCTGCGAGCAGGACTCCCTGGGGCTCGCCGCCGATCTGCTGGCCGAAGCCGCCCGCAGAGGAGTGGGGTTTGAGCTTCCCGTGGACGTGGTGGTGGCAACGGCGGTGGAGGCCGGCGCCGACCACCAGGTGGTGGATGCCGCCGCAATTCCCCCGGGCTGGGCAGGCGTGGACATCGGCCCCAGGACCGCCGCGCTGTTCGCCGGCATCGTCCGGGGCGCCGGCACGGTCCTATGGAACGGCCCGATGGGTGTCTTCGAGATCCCCGCGTTCGCCGGCGGCACGCGGGCCGTGGCCGAGGCCATGGCGGACTCCTCCGCGGTCACGGTGGTGGGAGGCGGCGACACCGCGGCCGCTGTCGAGGCGTTCGGTCTGGCCGGCCGCATGACCCACATCTCCACCGGCGGCGGGGCGTCGCTCGAGTTCCTGGAGGGCCGGGAGCTGCCGGGAATCGCGGTGCTGCAGGATGCGTAGGGGGATGCGCACGCCGCTCATAGCCGGCAATTGGAAGATGCACGCGACCGTGGGCGAGGCGCGCGACCTGGCCACGGCGGTGGCGTCCGGTCTGGCCGATATCGCCGCCGTGGACGTGGTCGTCTGCCCTCCGTTCACGGCGCTGGCCGAGGTCGGCCGCGTGCTTGGTGGATCGCCGGTCGAGCTCGGCGCTCAGGATCTGCACTGGGAGTCCAAGGGCGCCTACACGGGCGAGATCTCCGCGGCGATGCTCTGGGACCTGGGGTGTACCTATGTTATCGTGGGGCACTCGGAGCGCCGGCGGCTGCTGGGCGAGGAGGATGAGGCGGTGGGTCGGAAGGTGGCGGCGGCCGCCTCCGGCGAGCTCATCCCGATCCTCTGCGTTGGGGAGTCGCTGGACGAGCGAGAGGCCGGCCGGACCGAGCGGATCATCCAGACCCAGGCCCGAATAGGGACGCTGGGCCTGGCGAGTGAACAGGCGGCTCAGATAGTTGTGGCCTACGAACCGGTGTGGGCCATTGGAACCGGCGTTCCTGCCACCGGCGCCGAGGCCGACCGCATCGCGCGGCTGCTGCGGGAGTGGTTAGGTGAGTGGTTCGGTGATGCCGCCTCAGGCATACGCATTCTCTACGGCGGCAGCGTCACGCCAGAGACGATAGGCGAGTTTGTAAACCAGCCCGATGTGGACGGCGCGCTGGTGGGAGGCGCCAGCCTCAACGCGGGCACTTTTTCGGCGATCGTGCGGGCGGTCGCAATCTGACCGCCCGCTATGCGGTAGGGGAAGTATCCTCCACGATCACCTCGTAGGTGATGCGCGCCGCGTGCCGCAGCATCGCCGCCACCGAGCAGTACCGCTCCTCCGAGAGACTTGCCGCCTTCTCGACCTGCTCCTTCTGCAGTCCGGCCCCGGAGGCACGGTAGCGCAGGTGGATCGCCGTGAACACCTTGGGATGGTCAGCGGCGCGCTCCGAGCTCACCTCGATCGTCAGCGCCTCAAGGGGCGCGCGCATCTTCTTGAGAATCGAGACCACGTCCATGCCGGTGCAGCCGGCCAGGGCGGCCAGCACCGTCTCCATCGGAGTCGGTCCTGCCCCACTCCCGCCGAACTCGCGGTGCGCGTCCATTGCGAAGTGCGTGCCCTCCGGCGCGGTGGCATCGAACCGCATCTCGGGAGTCCACGAAACTGAAATGTTCATTGCGCCTCCCCTTGGCCAGTCTGTTCTGTAGTGGGTGACGTTCTCCAGTGTATGTTCACGGTTGCGCTCCGGTGCTGTCAAGGCGGTGCTGTCGGCGGGAGGGCGTCGCGCCGGGTGGCGGGCAGGTGTGGGGGATGGACCGGTTGATTTGACCAGTTCCTGATGCTACGATTGATGTTGTTCCGGGGCCGGCGGCCCCGGGACTGCTGTCTGGAGGTGGAAGGGTTGAACGACACCCTGGTCATTGTTCACATCATTGTTTCGCTGTCCCTGGTGGGGATCATCCTGCTCCAGGGACCGAAGGGTGAGGGGTTGGGTGCCATCGGCGGGAGCGCCCGCATGTTCCATGGCCCCCGGCCGCGTGAGTCGCTGATGACCCGTGTCACGGCCGCGGCCTCCATACTGTTCGTGCTGACAGGAGGCATTCTGTCCTTCTGGCGCTAGTGGGCGGGGCGGTCCCGCCGCCCTTGCCTGATCGGCTCGTGTGTTGTACCTGCCGGGATGGCGGAATTTGGCAGACGCGCACGCTTGAGGGGCGTGTGGGGTTTCCCGTGGGGGTTCAAATCCCCCTCCCGGCACCACGAACATTTGTTCGGTATATGCCCTGTCCTCTGGCACCTGCGCCTTGCCACTTCCTGCCCGGAGCCCTATCTGTGACGGACTA belongs to bacterium and includes:
- a CDS encoding DUF1290 domain-containing protein; the encoded protein is MWLPIIGLVLGVALGFLFSVQIPLGYVKYTAIAILAAIDTTLGGLRAQLEDRFDLMIFLTGFVVNASFAALLAGIGDLLGLDIYLGAVIAFSIRIFDNIGFIRRDLIARHTKGGR
- the gap gene encoding type I glyceraldehyde-3-phosphate dehydrogenase encodes the protein MTVRIGINGFGRIGRLALRAMRERYPDQVQVVAINDIADLETNAHLFKYDSNYGTYPGAVGARDGKLVVDGGEIAVFAERDPAAIPWSQAGAEVVIESTGRFTAADKSRGHLQGGAKKVIISAPGKGEDIMINMGVNHELYDPKQHAIISNGSCTTNGLSVTAKVLSRRFGIKRGFMTTVHSYTNTQRILDVVSDDLREARAAALNIIPTSTGAAKAIFLVLPELKGKLTGIALRVPTPTVSVVDLVVELEKPTTAEALNAAFKQAADGEMKGYLGYSEVPLVSMDFKGDSRSGIVDGPLTMVMGDTLAKVMTWYDNEWGYACRIADLVHYMAERGL
- a CDS encoding phosphoglycerate kinase, translating into MKKTVRDIDVSGRRVLVRCDFNVPMEGGRITDDRRIRESLPTIQYLLERGARVILASHFGRPKGRADQAFTLAPVAERLGTLLERPVPLLPDCVGPAVEDAVARLVAGDVVLLENLRFHAEEEANDPAFAAQLAGLADLYVNDAFGTAHRAHASTAGVAAHLPAVTGLLLEKELAHLGQALDSPIRPFVAILGGKKVSDKIGVIRHLLDRADTLLVGGGMAYTFLRAQGREIGASICEQDSLGLAADLLAEAARRGVGFELPVDVVVATAVEAGADHQVVDAAAIPPGWAGVDIGPRTAALFAGIVRGAGTVLWNGPMGVFEIPAFAGGTRAVAEAMADSSAVTVVGGGDTAAAVEAFGLAGRMTHISTGGGASLEFLEGRELPGIAVLQDA
- the tpiA gene encoding triose-phosphate isomerase, coding for MRTPLIAGNWKMHATVGEARDLATAVASGLADIAAVDVVVCPPFTALAEVGRVLGGSPVELGAQDLHWESKGAYTGEISAAMLWDLGCTYVIVGHSERRRLLGEEDEAVGRKVAAAASGELIPILCVGESLDEREAGRTERIIQTQARIGTLGLASEQAAQIVVAYEPVWAIGTGVPATGAEADRIARLLREWLGEWFGDAASGIRILYGGSVTPETIGEFVNQPDVDGALVGGASLNAGTFSAIVRAVAI
- a CDS encoding OsmC family protein codes for the protein MNISVSWTPEMRFDATAPEGTHFAMDAHREFGGSGAGPTPMETVLAALAGCTGMDVVSILKKMRAPLEALTIEVSSERAADHPKVFTAIHLRYRASGAGLQKEQVEKAASLSEERYCSVAAMLRHAARITYEVIVEDTSPTA
- the secG gene encoding preprotein translocase subunit SecG encodes the protein MNDTLVIVHIIVSLSLVGIILLQGPKGEGLGAIGGSARMFHGPRPRESLMTRVTAAASILFVLTGGILSFWR